The proteins below are encoded in one region of Drosophila santomea strain STO CAGO 1482 chromosome 3R, Prin_Dsan_1.1, whole genome shotgun sequence:
- the LOC120450842 gene encoding alcohol dehydrogenase-like, giving the protein MPLRLTTIALLKRTPLLLVQKLKAAPPTRTLLLRRNLVPFLDDDSCVFSNKAIIRHGGSQCNQKEAFTLSNKNVIFVAGLGGIGLDTSKELVKRDLKNLVILDRIKNPAAIAELKKINPKVAVTFYPYDVTVPIAETTELLKCIFSRLKTIDVLINGAGILDDHQIEATIAVNYTGLVNTTTAIMEFWDKRKCGPGGIICNIGSVTGFNAIYQVPVYSGTKAAVVNFTSSLAKLAPITGVTAYTVNPGITRTTLVQKFNSWLDVEPQVAKKLLAHPTQPPLACAENFVKAIELNQNGALWKLDLGTLEAIKWTKHWDSGI; this is encoded by the exons ATGCCGCTTCGTCTTACGACCATTGCTCTTCTAAAACGCACTCCTTTATTACTCGTGCAAAAG TTAAAAGCAGCTCCGCCAACACGCACTCTACTTTTAAGAA GGAATCTGGTACCGTTTTTAGATGATGATTCTTGTGTTTTCTCAAATAAGGCCATCATCCGCCATGGGGGG AGCCAGTGCAACCAAAAAGAAGCGTTTACCTTGAGCAACAAGAACGTAATTTTCGTAGCCGGTCTGGGAGGCATTGGTCTGGACACCAGCAAGGAGCTGGTCAAGCGGGACCTGAAGAACCTGGTGATCCTCGACCGCATTAAGAACCCGGCTGCCATCGCCGAGCTGAAGAAAATAAATCCAAAGGTGGCTGTCACCTTCTACCCCTACGATGTGACCGTTCCCATTGCCGAGACCACCGAGCTGCTGAAGTGCATCTTCTCCCGGCTGAAGACCATCGATGTCCTGATCAACGGAGCTGGCATCCTGGACGATCACCAGATCGAGGCCACCATCGCCGTCAACTACACCGGCTTGGTGAACACCACGACGGCCATCATGGAATTCTGGGACAAGCGCAAGTGTGGACCCGGTGGTATCATCTGCAACATTGGATCCGTGACTGGATTCAACGCTATCTACCAGGTGCCCGTTTACTCCGGCACCAAGGCTGCCGTGGTCAACTTCACCAGCTCCCTGGCAAAACTGGCCCCCATCACCGGCGTGACCGCTTACACCGTGAACCCCGGCATCACCCGCACCACACTGGTGCAGAAGTTCAACTCCTGGCTGGACGTTGAGCCCCAGGTGGCCAAGAAGCTCCTGGCTCACCCCACCCAGCCCCCGTTGGCCTGCGCCGAGAACTTTGTGAAGGCCATCGAGCTGAACCAGAACGGTGCCCTCTGGAAACTGGACTTGGGCACACTGGAGGCCATCAAGTGGACCAAGCACTGGGATTCCGGCATCTAA
- the LOC120450843 gene encoding putative uncharacterized protein DDB_G0291608, producing the protein MFWTAVASSTLSSNSAESSAGLASAAPSYQQQHTKPSPLRASASSWQLSNAAFKSRLQQQQLLQQHQQQIQQQHQQQHEQQQQQQQEHQQQEQQQQELQQQQQQQLQQQQQQENASQQEVQPSREDNRRAVGQKTKLQTANIKKKISPKSESKIFKAFTSCKCTQK; encoded by the coding sequence ATGTTCTGGACGGCGGTAGCCTCCTCCACACTCTCCTCCAACAGCGCCGAGAGCTCGGCGGGATTGGCCAGTGCGGCGCCCagctaccagcagcagcacacgAAGCCATCGCCACTGCGAGCATCCGCCAGCAGCTGGCAGCTTAGCAATGCAGCATTCAAGTCGCgcctgcaacagcaacagctactgcagcagcaccagcaacagatacagcagcagcatcagcagcagcacgagcagcagcagcaacagcaacaggagcatcagcaacaggagcagcagcaacaggagctgcagcaacaacagcagcagcaactgcagcagcagcagcaacaggagaACGCATCCCAGCAGGAAGTGCAACCGAGTAGGGAGGACAACAGACGGGCGGTGGGGCAAAAGACCAAGCTTCAGACAGCGaacatcaaaaagaaaatcagTCCCAAGAGTGAGAGTAAAATATTCAAAGCGTTCACCTCCTGCAAGTGCACCCAAAAGTAG